The genomic region AATATGAAGTGATCGCCTTTGCGTCAAAAAAAATAAAGAAAAAAAATGAAGTGATCTATTATCTCTAATGGAAATGTTACTTGAGAAAATTCAAAGGTGGAAGAAAATTTTAATTTATTTGTTATAATTCTCGACATATAAATCTCTCATTTTCGTAACACTATAACCAAATACAAAAATAGTGCTAGATAATGCGATTAAACAAAGAAACTAGTTACAAATATTTGCAATAGTAATGTCAAGTAACTTCACTTTCAATTAATCATGATCGACTAGAGAATAAAATTTATGATGTAACTAGACCCGATAATGATCCAAATTCTTCACCTTCTTGAGTCAATCAAGCATATATTTTCTCGTAATAAATGAGTGAATTTTGGACCTTCTATATTATCAATCAATTCATTTACCTTCTCATCGTAACAAAAAAGAATAAAAAAATAAATTACCTTCCCATCGTAGTTTCCGAAATAAAAACCTTAAACATAGAGAAGTGAGAATCGCAGACACTCATCTCTGTCCCTTCTGAGTTCCTTCACAATGTCTCTGACACCCACATCTTTGCTCGCACTCTCTCTCCTCCTCCTCCTTGTTCTTCCTTCAACAGCCACCTCATCTCTCCACAACCTTCTCCAAAGCCAAGGCCTCCCCGGCGGCCTCTTCCCCAACACCGTCAAGTCCTACAATCTTGACCCGACGGGCCGCCTCGAGGTCCATCTGGACTCTTCTTGCATGGCCAAGTTCGAGAACCGTGTCTACTTCGACAACACAGTCAGAGCCAATCTCAGCTTTGGTGTGCTTAATGGCTTGGAGGGTCTGATCCAAGAGGAGCTGTTTCTGTGGTTACCAGTCAAAGGGATCTCTGTTATTGATCCATCTTCTGGTTTGATTCTGTTTGATATTGGTGTTGCCCATAAGCAGCTTTCTCTTTCTCTCTTTGAAGTCCCTCCTCTTTGTAACCCTCAAGGTAAATCCAAATTAATTAACTTTCTTTGTTCCCCAATTTGGAAAGATTGGTGTTCTTGATTTGGATTAGAGTGTGATAGAATTGAAATTGATGCAGGGGCTTCAGTGAAGGAGGATGTGGTGATGAGCAATGTATTTGTGGCGCAAAGATGAGAGAACTTCAGTCTATTTTGTTTTTGTGTGGTTGTTTTTGCATTAAATAGAAACTTAATGTTTATAGAAGCTTATAGGGTTGTAAAAAGTAAGAAGATTTGGAATCAAATGATAGAACTTTGGAATTCTGTTCTTTATGTTGGTTGTGGTAGTTGCTTGCGATACTAGCTCTCATCTATTATGTGTGGTTTTTGCTTCATATACTTAAGGTCTTCAGTGCAAGCATGAAACTTGGAACTTTGGAACTTGGATTTCCTGTTAGTATTTGGGTTCGAGTCTACCGACTTGGAAAGGAGGATGGGAGAAGAGACTGGATTTCTGATCTTTTCAGTGACAGATAGTTTTGAACTTCTTAATTTTGTGGTGTGTTTTCCTTGTAGTGATGGAAAAATAAGGGTTGATGTTCAATGTTCATAGAAGCTGTTGGGTTGTATGAAAGGAATACTGAGTATGATACTTGGAATCAAATGAAATAGTCTTGGAGTTCATTCCCTTATGCTGGTTGTGAGTATTGCTTGTGATTTTATGTCTAGTTTTTTTGGTCCCAACTTGGCTTGTGCTTTGAAATTTATCTGAAACCAACACGTTTGGGGTTCAATCAACATCAACAGAAGAAGAATTGAAATTTATCTCGACCCGATGGGCCGCCTCGAGGTGTGTTTAACGGCCTTGGAGGGTCTGATTCAAGAGGAGCTCTTTCTGTGGTTACACTGATAGCAGTATTCTCAGTTTTTCCTGATAGCAGGATTCTCAGTCAGTCATCTTCTGTAAAAAAAAAATTCTTTAAATGAAATGTCACTATTACCCTGACGATTCAATTTATTTACGGATGTCCGATTTGGTTTGTGAAGTGACTTTGTGTCTGGGTTTCACAAGAGGAACAAGAAGAAGAGAAGAAAGGAGGCTGAGAAGAAGCAAGGGGAGGCTTATTGTTGGCATACACTGAGTTTTCACATACCTTTATCACCAGTAATTTAGATTGCTTTCCAGTTAAACCATCCAAAACAGTTTCTCATTTCTTTTTTAGTAATATATTCATCTAATTGAGTGCTGCATAATACTGTCGCCAGGATCGTTATATGCCACTAACACTATAAGCAACTTAAATCTGATATCTGTTACTTTGATTGATTCAAAATGAATGTGTGTCTTGTGTGTATGAAGTATGAACCTTCATTATTTCTATGTGCTCTGTCTAGCGCTCTAGCAAATGATGCTGCTTCCATCCCAAAAACCTTGTCCTGGAAGATGTTCACATTCATCTGCAGCTCCTGGATACTTAATACGCAGTTTAACATATGTGCTAATCAAGGGCTTTGAGTACTTGCATCAGTAATAGCCGGTACTGATGATCCTTGTATGAGGAACCTGTCATCGAGCTTCTGCCTTCTCCTCAACATGCAGGTTTGAGCAATATTTCATCCTTGTTTTAATAACAACTCTTTATTGTTCAATTGTACTTCGATATGGCGGAAGTCAAAGTAATCAAGTTTTATATGTCTCAAACTGTTAACCAAGTTATAACATCTGAATTAAACAGTCTGCCATTTCCTTATCAATATATAAATTCAAGATTGCTACATAAAAGTGTCTTTCAAGTTTCAAGGGTTGGCATATGCCAAATTGCCAACCAAACACAAATACCAAGTACTAAAGGCTCGACTATTAACTTCAAAAGAAAATGAATATAGAGTACTACTGTATGGTACTTCATTACTTCCATTAGCTCTAGCAGTCTAGCTATATGCCATTAATGATGTCCAGCATCAGTTCCCTGGTTTGCTGCACTGGAAGCGTATCGCAATGGAATCCCTGAAAGTAATAAGATCGATGTTAACTTCACATTATCCATCAAGTACAGTCGATGTGTTCTATTAAGCTATATTCATCTATGTCTATTATGAACTGTGCAATTGTGCAAAGCAACCTTTCAGCCTGCATTTAGATGAATAATAATCACAACTGAAGAGTACTTAGTTTGGGAGGTTTTTCCAGTACTTACAGTGACCCAGGAAGAAACAAGCATTGCTCCATTTGAGGTAGTGACACTGGTATCATTGAGTTCAAACCCAAACTCAGTCATGGCCTCTATCAGTTTGGTAAATCCACCTCTTTTCTTCGCGAAAACCGCCTTTATCCAAAGTTTGTCCCCATCAATCTGAGTCACACTAACGTCTGCCTGCAAATCAAATCACCAATAACATTAACTAGGTGGAAGAGTTTCCATGTTCCAATGAGATGATATATGCAGAACACTGTTACAGTTTTACCTGAATCCCAGATTTCTTCATCTCTTCTGCTGCATCAGTTTCTTTTTTCCTCGGCTTTGGCTCCGGCACCTCTAGTGAAGACAATGCTTCCATCTCAAAGAGCTGTTCCTGAAGCATGTTCACCTCCTTCTGCAGCTCATAGATATAAGTAATCGCGTCATCAACGATCGTCGCTTTATTCATCTGAAACAAGCAAGAAATGAAACGTTAGAATCTTTTTTTTCTTTTTCAAGTGCTAGTATTGAAGTTTTGAGTACTTGCATTTGTGATAATGGGGACTAATGAGCGTAGCTTGAGGAGTCTGTCACTGAGCTTCGCCCTTCTCTTCCTTTCGGCATTCAGATTCTTGGATTTGTAAATGGGAGGTCCATCTACTACATCGTTGTATCTCCTTCGACCCATCCTTCCTCCTCGGCTGTTGTCTTCTAGTTGATCAGGACTTAGGTATAGTTCATCCAAGGGAGAGCCTACAAATTCCATATCTTTCAGATAATGGTCAACAAGTATTTTCAAAAGTGGGATTTGGGGCCCTAATTCATATATGTCGTGCTCACAAGGCTATCATGCCATTTTGTGTGTGAAGAGGGATGCTGCGATTGTGAAAACTCGCAGGCACTTCAATTCATATTTTATAGACTAACTAACTAGAAAGAGAAAGAGAAAAACTGATACAATTCATTTTCGTTGTGTGTGGTTTGATTAAGCGAAATTACAAAAAATAAGCAGTTTTTAGAGTGAAAGATTCTCAATTAGGAAAGTATCAGGCATTGTGCAGGTTTTACATGTCATGGTCTTTGGTCTTTGTTGACTGAAAAAAATATGTCATGGTCTTCCTGTTATTTGATTCCAAGTTTGAACATCTGACAGAAACATGTACATATCCCTCTAGTGTTCATATAGTTCATAACTTCATATAGATCATAAAAATACTGCCCTACATATTTGGATGTTATGCATCTGGGTTTGTGAGTGTGTGTGTGTGGATTTATAATATCAAACAAAATTGATTTACATGATAAGCGAAGGTCAGAATCGGATGGTTCGCAATTGATTTACATGTTATACACATCTGCATCACATCTAAATCCCATATATTATGGTGTTTTTCATGTATTAATTATGATAATTCTCTTACATTAAAACAACCGAGCAAACGATACTAGTGTCCCAAGTGCTTCTCTGTATCATATTTTAGTCTCGCATCGTACTTCATTATCGACTTATTTTTATTTTTTGAAGAAAAAAAATAGTTAGTTACATTCATTGATCAAAGATCAGGACGAACAAAAGGTTAAACATATTTCATTATCGATTTGGCTTATCGTATATATGAATTACTAAAGATCTTAAAGCCCAAACACAATAGTGTCTTTCGGCCCAAACCCAGTCCAAAATATTTACCGCAAAACTTCTACTCCCAGGTCGCCCTGCTCAGTGTCTCGCTCGCACACTCGCACAATCTCACCTTAAACCCAAAACCCCACAGCGCCCACTCCTCCCAAAACGATGTCGTTTTGCCGCCTCATCCGCCGCGCATTTTCCACCGCCACCCAGCCCAAACCCAAGAGCATCAGAGCCATCTCCGAAGACCTCTACAGAGAACGCAACCTCAAACGCCTCGTCCACAAGTTCAAAGAGTCCTCAGAGATCTACCGCTTCCGAACCAAAAGCCCCATTTACGAAGAAACTGTCCGCCGCCTCGCCACCGCCAAGCGCTTCAATGCCATCGAAGAAATGCTGGAGCACCAGAAGAAGTACCCGGATTTCGCCGACGAGGGTTTCGCCGTTAGAATCCTTTCCCTTTATGGAAAGGCCGGGATGTTCGATAATGCCCAGAAGGTGTTCGACGAAATGCCTGACAGAAACTGCGTGCGCACCGTGCTGTCCTTCAACGCGCTTATGGGCGCGTGCGTGAACTCCAAGAGGTTTGATATGGCTGAGAAGATATTTAAGGAGGTGCCGGAGAAGTTGTCTGTTGAGCCGGATTTGGTGTCTTACAATATTTTGATCAAGGCGTTTTGTAAGATGGGTTCATTTGATTCCGCGGTTTTGGTGCTTGAAAAGATGGAGAAGAAGGGTATGAAGCCGGATGTGATCACGTTTAACACGATTTTGGATTGCTTGTATGGGAATCAGCGGTTTTCAGATGCTAAGAAGATATGGGGTGTAATGGTGGAGAAGAATGTTGTTCCGGATATTAGGAGCTATAATGCCAAGTTGATGGGATTGGCTTTGGAGAAGAGGAGTAAAGAAGGGGCTGAATTGGTTAAGGAGTTGAGGAGTAGTGGAGTGGAACCTGATGTGTTTAGCTTCAATGCCTTGATTAAGGGATTTGTGGGTGAGGGGAACTTGGAGGAAGCTAAGCGGTGGTATGGTGAACTAGTGAAGAGTGGTTGTGCTCCGGATAAATGGACTTTCGAGATGCTTGTTCCCTTTTCTTGTGAGAAGGGGGATGTGGAGTATGGTTTTGAGCTCTGCAAGGATATTTTCCAAAGGCGCCGTCTTGCTAGTGCGGCAATGTTGCAGCCTGTGGTGGATGGTCTGGTTAAGGCCTCTATGATTGAGCAGGCAAAGGAACTTGTCAAACTTGGGAACACTAATTCCTACAAACGTTTTAACTTGAAGTTGCCTTCAGACGAGTAGGGCCTTTCTTTTCTTTTTGCTGCTCTCTTTTGTATGTTGAATTCTAATTTGGTTTTGAAGCACAAACATGTAGGGTAAGCGTGGAACTCTTTTGAAGTGAGAGTGTGATCAATTTTCAGTTTTCATTTTTGTTATTTCAGATAAGAATTCTTAGTAACATACCAATTTCTATAATGGCTAGACAATGTTTATTTTTATTCAGTTTACTATTTCTCAAATATAAATTTGTAATGCAGCTTAGGCTTCTTGTTTCTCTTGACCACCTTTGAAGTTCAACTCCACTTCCAGTAGTCTTATTAGTAATTACATTGATACAGTCTCATACAACATCAGTTTCACATACTCTTTAAGAGATGGAAGGCATTGGTTGCCATCGTAGCTATACATCAGGGGGATCATTCTTGCGAGATTAAGAGAAGCCAATGTGAATGTTGCTGGAAATGGATTTGGAGAGAGCAGGTCTCTGTTCAGTTTCTTCCATTCATCTGAAATCATATTAATCGTCTTTTCTCGTGCCTCCTCAATGGAACAGCCTTCATGTTCCTCTAAGTAGCACCTTACATACGACCCATCGTTCCCATCCTGGTTCTCATCCTTTGCACTGCCTAAATCATCCCAGAGTCGAAGAATTGCTGCTGAGGACGATATAATGGCTGGAGTTTCATTCAACAACTCCACGCTCTTTCTGGTTATGTTCTGACCCAAGAGAAAAAACATGTGGACTAGAACCACATTTACCCCAGAAGAAACGATGCCATTCTTCAAGTACTCTTCTGACTTCGGCAGCTTCCCAGATGCGAACCATTTTGCTTCCACCAAAAATGCGTTGCAAAGACTCGCCCACTGCAACAGAAGTTACAGAATGAATGGTCTCAATGTAAACCTTGTAGTGCAAGCTCACGATTTTAACGATAATCATGTTAAATGTGGTAGATTAGTCACAGTTTGTATATATAGTTATGTACCGAAATTTTCAAAGATTGTAAGGGGTTCCATCCATGCTTCTGATAGACCTTGCAGCTGAATTCATTAGTCATATCATACAGAGCCTTGAAGCATATCTTCATATAGTCTGGTAGGTGGTCTATAGCAGTAATTTCCCATCTGTATGTATGCAATAGTTTGTTGATCAATCATAAATTAGTAACAAGTCTGATTATATTCCATCACTGACGCATATAATTCATATATACCTATTTACAGCTTCTGTGAAGAGATAGAGGTCATCAAGGGTTCCATAAACATCGAAAATGTCATCTATCAAATAGACAAAAGAGATGGGTTTTGTGAGCTCAACCCTCTCCTCTGATAACTTTGGATCTGTTAGGACTGCCATGGACCATATGTACCATTTCAGTGGTTGATCTCTAGCAAATTTCAGTTCCTTAGCCAATCCAAGGTCCTTCCACCATCTAAAATGTCAAAAATACACACATAATTACACTTTGTATCTCCTGTGTGAATTTAGGTATCAATGTCCTGATGAGTCATTGTCAAACTTACTTGGAAATTTGAACTATTTCATTCTGGTGCCGAGACCGAACCATATTGAAATCTATTTTTGCTACTTCTTTTAGCAAAGTTAACCATGAATTGGGCCTGGTGGCTTGAGAAGTAACGAAAAAGTTCCTGGCCATGAATGAGGCCAAGCTTCTGTGATGAGGATTCCTCAATGTATTTCCAACAATTCTGGCTTGATGATGATCAAGATGTGACAGAGAAGTCTTTAGCAGATGGCCACTAAACTTTTCAGCTTCAACAAGTGTATCTTCTCCTTCTGTACCTAGCTGCGAAGCTTCGTATAAGCTCATCAATCCCTTGATGTCTTCACCCAGAACTTGCTTGAACGTTCCTTTGCTTTCCTTGAAGTTGTTAAACACATCTGTAACAAACACGTAGAAATATGTATTACTACACAAGTTTTACAACTGTTTATGAATGAAATAGTTTCATATCGCTTAGTGAACGAAAAATAGTATGTATGATTAAACTTACCTTCAGGCACGGAGTAACCATGTTGTCTCAGTAGTCGAAAGCGAAGTGCAACCTCATGAAGATCATCAGAGGCAGATACAATACTCATCTGCTTGTGCAGAATTGCGTCGATTTCTCGTTGAAAGTGGTAATCGATGCCTAGCCTTTGAACAGCATCGATCATATTCAAACCTTCAAGGGCATCTACCTCTGCTGCATTCCTCAAGACATTCCTGAGTAGTTCCAGCTTCCGAGAATGTTGGACAAAAATGTCATCCTGCAAGTAAGGCACAGTCAATTAACTATTGTTTAGTAGCTAGCTAGCCTCATTGAAGAAATGTACGTAGGAGAAAGCCCCAAGAATTTTACCATAGTTCTAGTATGCTTGGTTTCAACGTTCATCAGCTTTATAGTACTAGAACTGGAAAGCAAGCTATCTTCGGCAACGCCCCATCTTTGAAAAGTAGCAGGCAGCTGCTTCTTAGAGTGGCCAACATGTGAGATAATTTTTGGAGCAATTTGATTGAATACTTTAAAGGACCGAGAAGACTATGCCATCTGATCTATGATCAGCACCAAAGAAGCTGTGGGAGATGATATTTCTTTCGCTCTTCTTGATCTTTGTTTGCGAATTAAGAACTTAAGTTGTATGTTCTGGAAAAATGTTGGCATTATATATAGGAGAATGACCGGTTGAGCGCGTCCATACTCGTCTCTACCAGATCATTTGAATGAACGTTTTTCTTTTCTATGGTACTGTATTGTCATGCATGCCCGGAATAATTAAATTTTACTATCACTCATTCATTATGCAATAATCAAATCAAATGATCTAATTATGAAATTGTATTCAAGAAATTAACTGTTGCTTAACACTTTTCCATAATTGAAGTTCCTTAAAACTTGTCCATGAGTGATTCAGAAAATCAACGATTTTGATATATAGTGAAGTTTAAGATGACACTTTTGTTAAGATGACACAAATGAAGAGGTATAATCAGTTAGACCATAGGTAATGCAATGTGCTAGATGGAACTTTCAAAGTGAGTTTTGATTTTCATGATTGTAGTACAATGTGTTTACAGAGTACTCCACATGCAATTCTCAGTTTCAGTGACCCCAATAATCTCATCATGCAAGATATTGTTTCAACGACTTGACCTAAGAGAAAAGGCTTTTGTTTGAAATTAAACTTGAGAAAATAAAAGAAAAAGAACATGAGAATCACATGTTTGTTTGCTGTCAATTTCAAAGGTACTACGTTTGGATGGAATCACGAATTTGATTCTTTCATTCTTGGATTGCATACTCGGTCATCCACTGATCCAAATTGGAATGAAATGCAGTCCATTCATTCAGATTTGAAATCTGAAATCTGAATGCATGGACTGCATTTCATTCCAATTTGGATCAGTGGAGAACCAGGTATACATACAAGGAGTATGAAGTATCTGATATGTGAACAAACACGAAAAGAATGAGGAAGCTAAGGTTTGCCACATGATTATAACTTTGCTGAGATGCATCTACTCTAGAATTGACCCGACTGTTCAGATAGTAGGGCATAAGTGATAAGTCAGCGAGTAAGCCACAAAAACCATATATGTTACGTCACATCTGTGTTAAAATAGCCATATATAAATATTAGAAGAAAAATATCATAGGAGCTACACGTCCTTATCGATCACCAGGGATATTTATGCAGAAGGTAGCACGTAGGTTCAGAGAAAATCTGGCGGCGATCATTTTCGGTAAATGGGCGCTACCAGAAAAAATGATCATGCACAAATAAAGAAACATATATGGTATGTGCTTAATCAATCAAGCATATCGACATTATTGAGATGCAAGTGCATGGCTACTATACGTTTGAGCCCAGGAAAAAAGACAGGGAAGTAGGACGGAGCTGACCCGCCCGAACATGCAAAACTATAGTAGGGCTCTAATGCCATCATATTCAACAATGTAAATTGTGAATGCTTATAGAGGCCTCACTATTTAATATGTTTCTTTTTTTCATAAATAAAAATAAATAAAAACTCGAATGAACTTTCGGTAATTACTTTTAGAAAAGTAATGCTAGGTGAACCAACTTTTAGAGAACCATCTAAAACCCACCTTAGGTGGCAGCTTATGTGGCATAGCTATGATCATTTTTTCTAGCTAGAACACTTCGCTCGTCATTATTGATACAGTGGAACATAAGGTATGTATTGACAAATTCTGTCCTAGTTTTTCACATTCTTGGGCAATCTCACAAAGATCTACACTGGGATCTATATGTTTTGTTCTGTTTTTTCCATGCAAGAGCTTTTTTGAAGTGTGAAGCACGTTCATCCTCAATCATCGGGTTCAGACTGGATAGTAGTGATGTCCCATGACTCCCATCCAGATTCCTTGCTGGTCGCATACAATCATATAATGGACAAGATGTACCATTTCAGTGGTTGATNNNNNNNNNNNNNNNNNNNNNNNNNNNNNNNNNNNNNNNNNNNNNNNNNNNNNNNNNNNNNNNNNNNNNNNNNNNNNNNNNNNNNNNNNNNNNNNNNNNNNNNNNNNNNNNNNNNNNNNNNNNNNNNNNNNNNNNNNNNNNNNNNNNNNNNNNNNNNNNNNNNNNNNNNNNNNNNNNNNNNNNNNNNNNNNNNNNNNNNNNNNNNNNNNNNNNNNNNNNNNNNNNNNNNNNNNNNNNNNNNNNNNNNNNNNNNNNNNNNNNNNNNNNNNNNNNNNNNNNNNNNNNNNNNNNNNNNNNNNNNNNNNNNNNNNNNNNNNNNNNNNNNNNNNNNNNNNNNNNNNNNNNNNNNNNNNNNNNNNNNNNNNNNNNNNNNNNNNNNNNNNNNNNNNNNNNNNNNNNNNNNNNNNNNNNNNNNNNNNNNNNNNNNNNNNNNNNNNNNNNNNNNNNNNNNNNNNNNNNNNNNNNNNNNNNNNNNNNNNNNNNNNCTCTTCTTCTCTCTCTCTCTCTCTCTCTCTCTCTCTCTCTTAATTAAATTCTTAAGAAAAATTAGATTGACATGCATGGTCGACTGAGCTGGTTCAATTTGTTTTCTTAGAGAGCTGTGATTTCGACGGTGAAGCCCATAGTGGACGCAAGCATAGAGGACCTCTGCAACACTCTCTTCCCAGAGTGTCTGAAAATAGCAGACTTGGGGTGCTCTTCCGGACCCAATACCCTTCTGGTGGTATCAGACATCATTGAAAATAGCCGAAACACGTTTCAAAAGCTCAACCTCCCCCCGCCATCGCTCCAAGCATTCTTGAATGATCTTCCCTGGAATGATTTCAACACGGTGTTCAGGTCACTGCCTGGCTTCTATAAGAAGCTCCATGAAGAAAATGGGAACAAGTCGGGTTCTTGTTTCATTGCAGCAATGCCTGGTTCCTTTTATGGCAGGCTCTTTCCTGACAACTCTCTTCACTTTGTTCATTCTTCTTATGCTCTCATGTGGATCTCTGAGGTCAATACTCTTGATTGTGCTTTGCTACTTGTGGTCTTTTTCTTGTACGTTAGTCTTTTTTTTTTTCGTTTTAAGCAAAATTCTAGTTCAGTCTTATCTATTATGCTAATATATGCGTCAATGATTGACTAATAGAAAATCAATATGATCTCTATGAGCAGGTTCCAAAAGGTCTGGTAACCGAAGGAGGAGAGGGACTGAACAAAGGGAACATATACATATCCAAGACAAGCTCACCTGCTGTGTTTAATGAATACTTTGAGCAATTCAAAAGGGACTTCACAGTCTTTCTGCGATCTAGGGCACACGAGCTAGTCCCGGGAGGTAGTATGGTCCTCACAACCATGGGCAGCATAAAGAGCAATGATCCCCTCTCCATTTGGGAATTCGTCGGATTGAAACTCCATGACATGGTTTTAGATGTATGCATGTGTATAGATTCGAACCCCTCTTAATTTGTTTATTAGGCTATGATATATACATGTTACGGTTACTGATCATTTAAAAAATATAAATTTCAGGGTTTGATTGAGGAGAAAAAGTTGGACAGATTCAATTTGCCATACTATGCACCCACAACAGATGAGGTAAAAGAGGTGATCGAGGCTGAAGGGTCTTTTACTTTGCAAAACCTTGAAGCTTTCAAAAATGACTGGGATTCTTACATAAAACAAGCTCATAGTGACCTTGACAAGAAAGCAAGGGCTGCAATACTCTCCACTGACATAAGGGCAGTGGGAGAGCCTATTCTGGCTAGCCAATTTGGAGAAGAAGCAGTGGACGAATTGTTCCGTAAGTTCGAAGAAAATGTTCTTGATCATATGGAAAGGGAGAAGTGTCAGTTCATTAACCTAGTTATATCATTGATCAAGAAGCGTTAAGTATGAATATGTATGCTGCTGTATTGTATTTGGTCTCGTGGCTTCCATACTTTCTTTCTTTAATAGGTTTTTCAACGGTGCAAAGTATATATATGTAGTGCCAAGTATTTAATCTATTTTTCTTAACTACTTGTATATGCTTATTTTCATTAATTTCAAATTTATGACCAATTAATTTTTTTTTATTTTTTAAAACATGACATTGATCAGTGTAACCATACATAATAATTTAATTCTGTGGGCTGACAAAAAAAACTACTTCCTAAATGATTCAACGTTTTCTACCAATGAAACACTTCCAATGTAGTTCAATTCACATCTGTGAGTATCAAAAACATAGATGAATCAAACCCCACTGGCGTCTTTCTTCGACAACAGAAACAAGAACAATTTCAAACATATGAACACCCCTCATTAAAGCAAAATAAGACCTAAAAATAAAATAAAAGATACCAGGTTATAAAGATTAAAAACAAACATTAACACCCTAACAATGGGTGAAGCCCAAGCCCAATAAAAGGGCCAGCCCACCCAATTGCTAAGGGCATCCAAATGACCATTCAACTTCTAGAAGCAGCGAACCGCCGCTTCAGTCTTGCTGCCGGGAAGACCACCACGGTCAAAGCCGCCACTCCAGACCAGCATACCACCAAGCCACGGAACCTCGCCTCCTACATCGAGACCACCTGCCTCGCCATCGCACTCAGAGATCCTCCACCACCAATCAACCGAGATCTTTGGGCACCTAGCCCGTCCTCCATTGTTCCACCGCTTGCCTCCAAAGGGGTCAACCCCACCTAGATCGATCGCTGCAACCCCAGAAACGCTGCCTAGCATCCCATAACGCTGTCCATGAGTCCAGACTAGAGCCAAACCACCACCACGAGGCAAGAACCCCCAAGGTTTAGCCATCAAGGTCGGACCCGAATCCAGAGCCAAACTCAGACCTGCCAAGAACAAAAGAAGAATCCAACAACCAAGAGAAGAAGCCTCCATAGAGCTTGAATTTGTGATTGGAGAAAGTTCAAATTTGCCGAATCAGAAGCCAATTCCAATGCGAGGGGGA from Fragaria vesca subsp. vesca linkage group LG3, FraVesHawaii_1.0, whole genome shotgun sequence harbors:
- the LOC101294829 gene encoding uncharacterized protein LOC101294829 — its product is MSLTPTSLLALSLLLLLVLPSTATSSLHNLLQSQGLPGGLFPNTVKSYNLDPTGRLEVHLDSSCMAKFENRVYFDNTVRANLSFGVLNGLEGLIQEELFLWLPVKGISVIDPSSGLILFDIGVAHKQLSLSLFEVPPLCNPQGASVKEDVVMSNVFVAQR
- the LOC101293381 gene encoding transcription factor DYSFUNCTIONAL TAPETUM 1-like yields the protein MEFVGSPLDELYLSPDQLEDNSRGGRMGRRRYNDVVDGPPIYKSKNLNAERKRRAKLSDRLLKLRSLVPIITNMNKATIVDDAITYIYELQKEVNMLQEQLFEMEALSSLEVPEPKPRKKETDAAEEMKKSGIQADVSVTQIDGDKLWIKAVFAKKRGGFTKLIEAMTEFGFELNDTSVTTSNGAMLVSSWVTAERLLCTIAQFIIDIDEYSLIEHIDWIPLRYASSAANQGTDAGHH
- the LOC101306601 gene encoding pentatricopeptide repeat-containing protein At3g13160, mitochondrial-like gives rise to the protein MSFCRLIRRAFSTATQPKPKSIRAISEDLYRERNLKRLVHKFKESSEIYRFRTKSPIYEETVRRLATAKRFNAIEEMLEHQKKYPDFADEGFAVRILSLYGKAGMFDNAQKVFDEMPDRNCVRTVLSFNALMGACVNSKRFDMAEKIFKEVPEKLSVEPDLVSYNILIKAFCKMGSFDSAVLVLEKMEKKGMKPDVITFNTILDCLYGNQRFSDAKKIWGVMVEKNVVPDIRSYNAKLMGLALEKRSKEGAELVKELRSSGVEPDVFSFNALIKGFVGEGNLEEAKRWYGELVKSGCAPDKWTFEMLVPFSCEKGDVEYGFELCKDIFQRRRLASAAMLQPVVDGLVKASMIEQAKELVKLGNTNSYKRFNLKLPSDE
- the LOC101299453 gene encoding (3S,6E)-nerolidol synthase 2, chloroplastic/mitochondrial-like: MNVETKHTRTMDDIFVQHSRKLELLRNVLRNAAEVDALEGLNMIDAVQRLGIDYHFQREIDAILHKQMSIVSASDDLHEVALRFRLLRQHGYSVPEDVFNNFKESKGTFKQVLGEDIKGLMSLYEASQLGTEGEDTLVEAEKFSGHLLKTSLSHLDHHQARIVGNTLRNPHHRSLASFMARNFFVTSQATRPNSWLTLLKEVAKIDFNMVRSRHQNEIVQISKWWKDLGLAKELKFARDQPLKWYIWSMAVLTDPKLSEERVELTKPISFVYLIDDIFDVYGTLDDLYLFTEAVNRWEITAIDHLPDYMKICFKALYDMTNEFSCKVYQKHGWNPLQSLKISWASLCNAFLVEAKWFASGKLPKSEEYLKNGIVSSGVNVVLVHMFFLLGQNITRKSVELLNETPAIISSSAAILRLWDDLGSAKDENQDGNDGSYVRCYLEEHEGCSIEEAREKTINMISDEWKKLNRDLLSPNPFPATFTLASLNLARMIPLMYSYDGNQCLPSLKEYVKLMLYETVSM
- the LOC101293672 gene encoding 3,7-dimethylxanthine N-methyltransferase-like, translated to MDCISFQFGSVENQRAVISTVKPIVDASIEDLCNTLFPECLKIADLGCSSGPNTLLVVSDIIENSRNTFQKLNLPPPSLQAFLNDLPWNDFNTVFRSLPGFYKKLHEENGNKSGSCFIAAMPGSFYGRLFPDNSLHFVHSSYALMWISEVPKGLVTEGGEGLNKGNIYISKTSSPAVFNEYFEQFKRDFTVFLRSRAHELVPGGSMVLTTMGSIKSNDPLSIWEFVGLKLHDMVLDGLIEEKKLDRFNLPYYAPTTDEVKEVIEAEGSFTLQNLEAFKNDWDSYIKQAHSDLDKKARAAILSTDIRAVGEPILASQFGEEAVDELFRKFEENVLDHMEREKCQFINLVISLIKKR